Below is a genomic region from Mucilaginibacter auburnensis.
CACGGCGACCATAACGATCTGATAAACACCGTTAAGCAGCAAAATAAGGAAACCATTAAAAACATTTTCCTGGTGCATGGTGAAACAGGGAGTATGCAGGCGCTAAGCGATGCTTTAACTATTGAGGGATATACGGTAACAATTCCTGAAAAAAGCGTTGCTTATCAGCTATAATTCGTCAGCGGTGTAACGTATTCCCGCAAGCCCGCGTATTTTATCAAGCAGGACCATCAGTTTTAAGGTATAACTATGCGATACCACCGGACTTTCGGTTAAACCTGCCCGTAGGCATTCGTTAACATGCCGCGCTTCATACTGATAGCCAAAACCGTTTTCGCGCTCAACTTCTATCAACTCTTTAATTCCGTTTTCGCCATATAATTCAACATTGGCAGATGCGGTGTAAAAGTCTGGCGTAAGTTTTACCCGGGCTTTTGTACCACACACCTCGGCTTCCGTAGCAAGGGTTGTTCTGAACGAAGAGTACAAACTGGCCATAGCTCCGTTATCGTAGGTAAATACTACCGAACATTGCTCATCAACGCCACCATCTGTAGCAACTGCATTAACGTCAATCTTATCAGGCATCCCTAACACATCAAACGCAGTAAAAATATTGTAAATGCCAATATCCAAAATAGAACCTCCGCCCAAAGCAGGGTCAAGTAAACGAGTGGAATGCTGTGGAGTAACCACATAACCAAAGTTAGAGAACACTATCTTTACATCGCCCAATTTGCCACTTTTAACCATGTCAAGCATTTTTAAGTAATGTGGATGGAACTTAGTCCACAAGGCGTCCATCAAAAACAGCTTTTTTTCACGGGCAAGGTTGATCATGGCCTCAGTATCACGCTTGTTAATAGCGAATGGTTTTTCGCATAACACTGCCTTACCGCCATTAAGACACATCAGCGTGTTTTCATAATGCAAGGTGTGTGGCGTAGCAACGTACACAACGTCAACATCGGGGCATTGCGCAACTTCGTCATAACTGCCAAAGCAATTAGCCACAGGGTATTCATCAGCAAATTGTTGAGCAGATGTTAAAGAACGTGAACCAATAGCTGCCAGTTCGGCGCCTTCCGCCAGTTTAAGGTCTGACGCAAAGCGGCGCGCTATGTACCCAGTACCTAAAATACCCCATCTGATTGTTTTCATAGTTTATGTAGCAGCTTTTATACAAGGTTGTTTTTGATGTATTTGAAGCTTTTTGTAATGCTTTCAAATGGGTCGCCCGGTGTCATATCCTGTTCAACGAAAAAGTATTTCATGCCTGATTTCTTAGCTTGGGCAAAAATCTTTTTAAAATCTATCACGCCATTACCCACTTCGGTGAACGAAGCCCTCGGTGTGCTGTCCATGTCTTTAACATGCCATAACGGAAAGCGATCTGGATTTTGTTTAAATAGAGCGATGGGATCTTGCTTAGCCTTACTTACCCAATAAATGTCCATTTCCATTTTCACCAGCTTTTTGTCGGTATTAGCGAGTAATATTTCGTAAGGATATTTGCCATCCTGCCCAATAAATTCAAAATCGTGGTTGTGGTAACAAAACTGTATACCAGCTCTGGCACACAACTCTCCTGCTTTGTTAAAATCAGCAGCTAATTTTTTGTAATGATCAAGACCGCCACGCTCCTTTGGGGTAAGGTAAGCGCAAACCATATATTTAATGCCTACTTTGGCAGCTTCGTCAACCGCCTTGTCCCATCCATTCAAAATAGTCCCTTTATTGGCCGGATTTTCTTCGCCAAGAGAATAATGGCAGCTTATCATATCTAAGCCATTTTGCTTTAATACCTTTTTAAAAGCAGGTGCATCCATTCCATAAAATTTTTCGCTGCCCGAATATGTTGCACCTTCAACAGAATTATAACCAATACCTGCTACCCTTGCCAAACCAGCTTCAGGAGTTTTTTGCATAGCATCTCTGATGGTGTATAACTGCAAGCCGATATATTTTTTGTCGGCTGCCAACAAACTTGGTGCGGCTAATACTCCGGCAGATAGTAAAGCCGAAGTTTTGATAAAACTTCTTCTTGAACTCATGGTAGCAAAATTTGGTTTACAGTGGAAAACATAGCAAGGTATTAATTTTTTAATGGAAGGCAACGAAACAAATTATAATTTAGCTGCACATGGAACCCGTTCAACCCGACGTTAAAATATTAATTGCTATAGTGACCACTCAAATGCCTTTTGGCAAATACAAGGGTACTTTAATAAGCGATCTGCCGGTTTACTACCTGGAGTGGCTCAAGAATAAAGGTCTGCCCGCCGGAAAAATGGGCATGATGCTATCTACCGTTTATGAGATAAAGGTAAATGGGTTAAACACCATTTTAGATAAGGTAAAAACTGCTGTTAGAAATAGCCGCAATCATGGTTGATAATATCTAAAAAACGACTTAAATTGCTTGGAATTAATTAAGTAAATACAACACCTATGAAAAAAGTAACCGGTATTGGCGGCATATTTTTTAAGTGCGATGACGCGCAAGGCATGAATGACTGGTATGCCAAAAACCTGGGCATAGCCACAAGTAAATACGGCACCACCTTTGAATGGGCCGATGCTGAAGACCCATCCAAAAAAGGCTCGACTACCTGGAGTACTTTTCCTAAAGACAGCAAGTATTTTGATCCTTCAACCCAACCATTCATGATCAATTATAGGGTTGAAAATTTGGTTGAAATGGTTGAAGAACTGAAAAAAGAAGGCGTTACCATTGTTGATGAAATTGCTGATTATGACTATGGTAAATTCATCCACATTATAGACCCTGAAGGAAACATGATCGAATTGTGGGAACCAAAAGACTAAGTCTTGCCTACTGTATCAAAGTTACCGTGCTATGACCATCTGCCAATAAACCGTCTGCGTATATTTTGTCAAATAACACACACATGAAAAGATCAATTTTTTATATTTTAATGCTGATGATGTGCTTTGGCTGTGCAAGCGCGCAGGATGACGACACGTTAGTAAAGG
It encodes:
- a CDS encoding Gfo/Idh/MocA family protein encodes the protein MKTIRWGILGTGYIARRFASDLKLAEGAELAAIGSRSLTSAQQFADEYPVANCFGSYDEVAQCPDVDVVYVATPHTLHYENTLMCLNGGKAVLCEKPFAINKRDTEAMINLAREKKLFLMDALWTKFHPHYLKMLDMVKSGKLGDVKIVFSNFGYVVTPQHSTRLLDPALGGGSILDIGIYNIFTAFDVLGMPDKIDVNAVATDGGVDEQCSVVFTYDNGAMASLYSSFRTTLATEAEVCGTKARVKLTPDFYTASANVELYGENGIKELIEVERENGFGYQYEARHVNECLRAGLTESPVVSHSYTLKLMVLLDKIRGLAGIRYTADEL
- a CDS encoding sugar phosphate isomerase/epimerase family protein, with amino-acid sequence MSSRRSFIKTSALLSAGVLAAPSLLAADKKYIGLQLYTIRDAMQKTPEAGLARVAGIGYNSVEGATYSGSEKFYGMDAPAFKKVLKQNGLDMISCHYSLGEENPANKGTILNGWDKAVDEAAKVGIKYMVCAYLTPKERGGLDHYKKLAADFNKAGELCARAGIQFCYHNHDFEFIGQDGKYPYEILLANTDKKLVKMEMDIYWVSKAKQDPIALFKQNPDRFPLWHVKDMDSTPRASFTEVGNGVIDFKKIFAQAKKSGMKYFFVEQDMTPGDPFESITKSFKYIKNNLV
- a CDS encoding DUF3820 family protein, coding for MEPVQPDVKILIAIVTTQMPFGKYKGTLISDLPVYYLEWLKNKGLPAGKMGMMLSTVYEIKVNGLNTILDKVKTAVRNSRNHG
- a CDS encoding VOC family protein — its product is MKKVTGIGGIFFKCDDAQGMNDWYAKNLGIATSKYGTTFEWADAEDPSKKGSTTWSTFPKDSKYFDPSTQPFMINYRVENLVEMVEELKKEGVTIVDEIADYDYGKFIHIIDPEGNMIELWEPKD